cacaactctcgggtttacATAACCTCCTATGGAACGTCTGCTGATGAAATCACAGCTTCCTTCAGAATTCTTTtcttcaacaagattgtgcttgtttccttatcaaatcctgggtcatgtgggttatggcccacttcaacacttgtatatctttaactcatccttggagttactattgttccatattccaacattacatctcctttaaatccaatagtacttcattcctTCACACTCTTAGGGTAACCATCATAACTAAAACCAAACTCAAACTCATTTGTCCAAACTCCACTCTATGGAATACATTTTATTTTCCATTGTTCAAGTGTTCACACAGACAAGTACCGCCAAAAAAATGCACTGGTTCATCCATAATCCATATTCTCTTCATAACAAATcctttattacatccttaaccactactcaaaactcaaatttcaaaagtactttattacaaaagttgccatccacatagtttggtatggtcaagcattacttccatctttattcatttgcccttcttgaagatacttcagtcccactagaattgtgcgatgtgatccttcaaatcatcgatgttttgcttcatcgtggtggccatgagcttcatctccatcatctctgcatggacCTCTCTCAGGTATTCCTGAGTGTGACGGAGTCTTGCTTCTAGTATTTCTCCAATCTGACGTATGGATTCCATAGCAGCTTCACGAACAGAGCCGAAGAATATTGCTCGTGGTACTCGAGAAATAAAAAAGTATTATCCCATAGTCTTTGGGAAAACTCCCTTCACatggtggaggtgtacctccacataccaaagttcaactctcttctccatgaaaggataacccttgtagactgcatctccttcaagattaatatgcttcatcatgtccttgaggatttttgggtaatcctgatcactggtcagggtcatgatcgtttctGGGCCCTTGAGAAAAGACTCATAAAGGGTTGTCATCTGCAGGTATAAGATAGAAGGTGTACTCAGGATAATGTATCTATTTCCTTGGGTGAAATGTGGTTATTTTGGGGGAAAGGTTTGGGTCAGCTTGCCCATGTGCTCAAGTTTTAAGTCTGGGTGACATAGTGAGGGAGGCACTCACAATCAACAAAGAACTCATGACACCTCATATGAGATTTCAAACATATCAACTTTTATTTCTTCACGAACTATTACAATTTCCATTTCATAACTCAACTCAACATCCCCAAAATAAAAGTGTATTCCACATTTATTACATGCTTTATTCTaatatcaagatctcaactactcAGCCCAAGCTTTCCTCGAGTCTGAACGTTCTCTGGCAAAATGCCCTACTCCTTTGCAGCGTAAACaaatgacttcagacaaatctagGGGCTTCCTAGTGGTTATCTTGgctccttgggttcttggcttccttgctgggcatttgctagcgtaatgacctaaatccttgcacctgtaacaagtgatttgacgcaggtccttttctgcagaaattgggttgttctggggataCATGCTCTTTCTCTTCCTCGACTTCTTCTTTCCGATCAATTCCTCTATCTCTTGTCGATCAAACTCCAATTCTTCCGTCGGGAAGTTTCCTAGATACTCTTGGTTTTCCTTCctgcaatactgtgaaaaatgtccttcttctccacatgaatagcaagcattggagtaaaatctgtttagGATTTCTCCATCAGGGTCGTCAACATCTTCTTTCATCACTGGTTTTCTTAAACTTTCCCCGAGGGCTTCTTTCACTGCTTCCttctgctgcttggtaatttcttgtaccttgggataaatatgacactgggcagggtaatgcgtagttccttcacacaagaaacaagtaaccttCATGGTTGGACATTCTTCAGCTTggtgatttccttcacaatgagggcatccatccttgtgttcttcatgggtatgtcctatctcaccacaaatcttgcatgcacgaGGTTTCTTCATTTTATTGCCATAGGGCTTCTGAATAAGACGAAACCTTAGTAGAGTCATCTTGAATTCCTCCAAAGTTTTTGCTCCGTTACATCCTTGTATGgcatgatgcattttccaccaggttgcagcactttttgtaaagtactgaagagcgtattgaacctcatacttccttgcaaccaaattgctcctgaagtgattctccatgttttgaatccatagctctaCCTCTAACTGAGTGATCGGTCCAGAGAATAcaagtccatcttcattcatcatctattgggtccaagggttttgggatgagatacgaGGGATAGAGAGATACACCCAATACACATAATATAGTTTTGAAAATaagttttatttgtggctgtcaggAAAATCATCAAACAATGACAACTCACCAACATCGCATCTAATGTGAGTATACAACATGGGTTTGGTCCTCTAAAgttcatataaatcttggaatatgtcagtgtcttcaaattcttcaattcTTCAGAGGATTCGACAGTTGTAGCTTTAGTTCTTCTAGTGTATGGTGAAGTCTAATATCTTGTCATTCTCGGAGTGGCTTCAGTTTATCCTCCGTGTGGTCCAAAGGGAATGGGGTAttgtctaactatttgaggtaaaaggaaatatttgataaagctcaaaaaagaagagaggtaaaggatCTTTTTTTGAAAATTAAGTGTTAGAGAAATCATTTCCTAAgggctttccagtttctagggtcacgtcctacagtcaacatgtgctctgataccatcttgtagcgacccgacctcaaacggtcaagcctttgtgtatctgtgccatccctggatcggtatgctggcacacacagtacatcaatgtatatatcaaagtgcaatcacatgtataaatagcATAAAACTGATATATagctcataagtctcagcggaaacaatataagggtgtggagtccatcaacgccaacggcaagttgagtgtagaccgtaaccctacaacgaactcttactcgtcgtagaatattcctgcaacataagacgttgcagccctgtaggtcagtacattgaatgtactggcaagtcacatcataagagtaatgaacctatttgtacatgcaatttggctggtggaaagctctaagtttagtttttgcataaagctagttttccctagcataaaagatattattctaccactactttatagcataggatgagttggtaaacccaactcaatccattcccaaagtttcattttaaacccaactgtttaattaatagtgatgagatctcccagcatttccactactagatgctcaagttgtccgtaaccggagacacggctaatcgattaggttttaacactctgcagaggtttgcacacttttccccacaagactcgatcgcctcccttgaagttctcgcactgcctggcgtttgagaacaggatgaccgagacatggtctttcgaaaatgttcccccttaacccacggataggccggtacacctacatcattctacatctgctagcctatcccGGAAGAGGTCACACtatctactcaactaagccagagcccattttggcttgtggctgcacacagaagcttctagacatgagaatatgattgatctctttgagcatGGGTGGCCGACCACTAGtcgtgcaccaccatggattaaccatgcatgctcccactgtacttcgccaccattcaaaccaaataccgcccaggtagttcatttacaagtcttggtcctgattactactttgtcactcatgtctcgCCATGTTCGCTTCCCAAACCATGTCTACATTTAGCGAGGCAAAAAAAAGACTTACACGAtggtgacaaggatgtatagatcagacctacctcaaatgaactactaggtaacggcatagccatctggcaacaataaatcctaccatgcaatcctaccacaaaaggactaagtgcataatataaaacataggtaattgAAGGAAtgatcaaatgtgaacttgcctcgtAATAGTTGATGAAGACGATATCGCTCTCAaaaatttacttaatagaactattcgtcactctccgatgaaaatctataaagtcaaacattgcactcacataagcaatcatttcagagaaccaagaagaacatgcaaagcaaaagtcttggaaaaccaaatgaacattcaacacacttaactagcatggaaatatcctaagtgcaaaacaacatgtgACATAGGGTGCAAAGATGTGATGTGTACTAAAGTGCATACATGGCATAATAGTAAAGCTATCATAGACAGACCATTTTTGTGTGGAAAATGTGTGACAATGGTCCAAGTGGCAGGGTTTGGCTACCGTGACATGGTGCAACAAGAATCACATCAATCgaagctacggtttaggagatatggccaattGAAGTTTGAGttcaaatctgaataaagttcaaatttaaatttggccaaaagttttcaaagttagttttctggataaagctattcgagacgaacattttgccgCTGGTTTTGTCGGATTTgtatctacggttaaaaagttgtggctaatcTAAGTTTAGGGGCTAATATGCTAATTCCAGGGACTGAACGGTGAAGAAAGGTAATCACGAACAGGTCCTGGCCATGTGGCAGATTTCTATGGCTGCAAGTTGTTCGCTGTGAGGCTTACATGGCGAACAGCCgctaaataggaaaaaaacagcaaccgCGACTAAACTAAAGAAAACCAACGGTCGGTTTTAATCAAAACCGTTCGGTTTAAACGAACCGCGGTTAACCGATCAAatactaataaataaataaaaaaactaaatgaAGCGAACAGGAGGGTTCTCTTACGATGGCGACGACGACGAACAGGGACGGCGGCGCTGGCGTCGGGCGGTGGacggggcggcggctgcggtgctcctcggcggcggggaagaggacGGACGGGACGGGCGCGAGGTGGGCAGTCCGGTGGTGGTGACGGCGCGCGTCGGGGTGGCCGGGACGGGTGGAGCAAAGGGCGGCGGCTCCATGCTCCAGCGAGGACGCAGGTCGTCGGGGCGGCGTCTCTGGTGACCTAGGGACAAGAGGAGGATGTCAACGAGATGCGCTTCGACTCGGGCAACAAAAAGAAGTAGTCGGTGGAGGCCGGGGTGGCTCACGGGCGACGAAATCCTCCGATGAACTAGCACGGCTTCGGCGAGATCCAAGTGGCTACGGCGAGCGATGCGAGAGGCTAGTGACGACGTGGAGTGGCAGAATGGAGAGAGGAGGACGAGGGGCTTTTATAGGCGCAGGGAGGGGTGCTCGGGGCTGCGGATATGCGTTATCCAAGTGCAAGGCGGACGACTGTTGCGGGCGGTGAGCTCGCAAGCTCTATCTGAACGGGAGGAACGGGAGGTTGGAGATGATACGGGCGGGCCCCATGGGTCAGCGACAGGGAAgagatgagcgagggagagagacgtGCAGGCGAGCGAGCGCTGGCTCTCGGGCGCGGGGCTGGGCCGGTCGGCCAGTCGGGCGCGGCTGGCTCCTGGGTCGAAGTTGGCcagcggctggctgggccgcgggGTGCTCCTGGGCCGAGCTGGCCTCGGTCCAggtggtgtgtgtgtgttgttttttttttgttaaaaaaacacaaaggaaaactgtagcaaaataaaaaataaaaaaatttacatAGGCATAttttatatcaaaatgttcagaaaaataccaagaataagatgaactattttccaagttcaaataaattccaaaaaaatccataaaattcaaacagtgctaccgttgcatttaaaatcaataaaatcatttttgaaatagcaaaatgatttcaaatttattttctcctaattttctgttgaagggaatcattttacccttatttccatttatttatttttaggagaaaaataatttgaatataaAACTAAATAACTCCCAAgaggattttgaatttgaaatttcaaacaacttcaaaaggaaaatgagttccaaataacttcaaagtgacttccaaattatttatttgaaactcccaactctctttcttcaattctgaagaagtcattttatcttccctcatgaactcattgagttgcttaaagtttctaagttTGGATTTCAAAtagaattcaaatcattttcaaaccccttttcatttctttaaatggaagaagtcatattatcttcactctaggatcttgtgatgaaatgaatttgaattcttcgagatcaaaatgcaagatgaaagttttgggaaagtccttttattccctctcattcaactttcaaaaagttccaatttccactcagtttcacataatcaatcacacaaaaatcaaacaaataatcacaattatttatttaatataacagtccaaaatttagaattttgagaTGTTACAACCTCCATGTAGATGATTAGTTGTCGCAACACAACGAGTGAGTGGACATGTATTCGACTCCGGCACCATCTCCCACACGGGAAACACAGTATGACCAGGAATGGTCTGAGCTTCCTCCCTATAACGTGCGGGCACCCCACAGATATATGTGGCCGACGCCGCCTACACCACCTCCACGATGTGGCTGATGCATGTCTAGCACTATATCTATCTATGTACGCGAGAGACATATGCTACCTATGTATGCGAGAGGCATATTTCTACCTATGTATGCGAGAGACATCGAAATTAAACGATATGACTTAACTTAGATAATACAACACTTTTATAGATAATTAAAATACAAGTACATCGAAATTAAACGGTACGACTTAGCTTAGATAATACAACATATAAACTACATGAagacatcatcgtcatcctccgtcgatgcagcactcttgcccttcgacaacgaggcactcttgcccttcgacgacgAGGCACTCTTTCCCTTCGATGATGAGGCACTCTTGCTCTTCGACAGTGAttcactcttgcccttcgacgatgcaggtGTCTTGGCCTTGCTGTTCGGCATGAAGATATCGTCTTCGTCTTCGCTTTCCTCAATCCATAAATAAGTATGCTCTCGGGCAGTCCTTAGGAAAGTTGCACTCTTATGTTGTTGCTTCTTCCACCTAACATGCAACCCGAGGAGTTCTTTCCGTATCTCCTCAAAGGTCCTTGCAGGCCACCCGCACCTACTTAATGCATGAGCCAACTCATTCAGTATGGTGTCACTACTGATAAGTTCGTCCCATTGAACTATCCTATTGTCTATCTCGAAATTGATGGCTAACCTCAGAAGACATTTCGACATACTCGGGTGGAAACTATGATCGAAAGGATAATGAGGACGGGACATCTTGACGAGACTACAATGCACTGCTTACCAATCCTTTCTGTGTGGGAGGGGGGGTTTATAAGTCGAGAAGAGAAATATGGCGGGAACGATGGCGAGAACATAAGGGGTGGCGGGAAATAAGTTGGCAGGAAATAAGTTGGCGGGAACTGCAGGGTTCGCGGGAAACAGAGGTTGGCCTGGAAAGAAGATTGCGGGAAAGACAGGTTTGGTAGGAAAGAAGATGGCGACAAAGGGTTCCCGGGAACACGGTTATGAAAAAAATTTGTGAACTAGGCCAAGAACTCATCATCTACATGGAGGACGACTGGAGCTAATCATCTTCCTGAAGGACGATTGGAGCTAATCATTTTCCTGATGGACGACTGGAGCTTAATCATCTTCCTGGAGGACGATTAGGTCCAGTCATCCTCCAGAAAGATGAGGCTAGTATTATTTTCGAAAAATATCAAAAccgtgtattatttttgaaaattaataAAAAGTATTATTAAAAAAAATAGCGAGCTTGAGCTGGGTCAAGCTCATCCACGGCCAGGCGTGGCGTTTATCGGTCCGGAGAGCAGGGTGTGGCTCAGTCAGCACTATACATGGCCATGGGAAGTCCGGCCCGGCCAgcccggcccgacgctgctccCGAGCCAGGcttgggcctagattttgagcctgaTGGCCGGGCCAGGCCCGGGCCCGTCGTTTTTGCACCATTCTAAAGGTTGGGCCGGGCCGGCCcggagcccgacgggcttttacatgttcgggccgggctcgggcctaaaaAATAGGCCCGATGGTCGGGCCGGGCCAGGCCCAGGCCTGTGTTTTTTGCGtcaggcttggctaggcccggcccgaagcccggcccagcccgaggtatggccaggtatagtcAGCACCGGTCACGAATTACCCACCATGCACCAGCACCACACATCACTGAGGAAACTGACGCCAGGGAGCTGCAAGAGGATAAGGCAATCGTGTCCCCGTGGCTCCGTTTCCTACGGTACGCATGCAGCTAGCACATCCGGCCGAAGCTCTGCTCTCAGCTCGACAGCAATGGCGATAGCCTGCAAGTGCAGCCCCGCGGTGAGGCTGCTGCCGAACCCGATCACGGCACAGCTCCCGGGCGGCAGGAGCCACGGAAGATGCAGATGCAGAAGCCTTGCCGTTCACGCGCAGCTCCCGACCGAGGATGAGTACCCCGCTGAGTCACCGAAAAGGGTCCAGGTTACACAGGTGAATTACTGATCTACTGATAGTCGGTCGTAGGATAAACTCGTGGGCTGCGGTTTGAACTTGAAAGGCCATCATCTGCTGCTTGCGTGCTTCGATCCAGAGCCTCAGGAGGAGCCGCCGGAGGGGACCCGGCGCGCGGCAGAGCCTGATCTCCGTCGGGACGTCGCGCGGCGGAGGGGATGAGTGGAGCAGCGACTTCGAGCTGACGCTCCGGCAGCTGAGGCTGGACGACCTGATCGAGGACGGGCAGGGCGACGCCGACGTCCTGGTGCACCTTCTGGTCCAGCAGGTAACTGAAACAGAAAATATGCACCGAGCAAGTGAGCAGCTGACTGATAGTTCTAAGATCTTCATCTGCTTACAGCACACCCAGTTCGGAATGTCGATCAAAGGGCGAGTGGTCACATCGCTCACCAAAATATGCGATTCCTGCTCCGCCCCATACTGCACAAAGGTACACCACACCGCGGATCACCTGGAAAAATTTCCACTGAAAGATGGCGCATTTGGAAACTGTTCAAGTTAACTGAAAGCATTGGATCCTGGCACCCCGTTGCAGATTGATGAGCAATTCGACATCACGGTGCTGTCTTCCTCCAGGAAGGATCAGAGCGGGTTGCCTGAAATCGGAGACAGCGATCCGTCAGTACGTGATATGATTTACCTAGCTCTGATGCTATATATAATTACCGTAACCATTACGACTATTTCTTTTAGAACAGGTCATCTACGTGAAGCCAGGAACAGAAATTGATATCGACTCGTCAATCCAGGAGACAATACGACTAACAGCGTCAGCCAAGGTTTGCACTTGCAGCATGTCATGTCGAACTGTCGACTGTCGACACACAACCTCTTACAGTTTTACTGATTATCATCATTCAGAGTTCATGTTCGGAGGCGTGTGAGAAGTCTCCTGTCGTGTGGAAACGTAAGTGCTAAGACGAGCTGCAACAACTAGTACATTGGATTGGTTGCTTTTACTGTACATCGCTGTAACAGTTGTTTATCTTGTGAATTTACAGGTGCTGGT
The window above is part of the Triticum aestivum cultivar Chinese Spring chromosome 2A, IWGSC CS RefSeq v2.1, whole genome shotgun sequence genome. Proteins encoded here:
- the LOC123185736 gene encoding large ribosomal RNA subunit accumulation protein YCED homolog 2, chloroplastic; protein product: MAIACKCSPAVRLLPNPITAQLPGGRSHGRCRCRSLAVHAQLPTEDEYPAESPKRVQVTQSLRRSRRRGPGARQSLISVGTSRGGGDEWSSDFELTLRQLRLDDLIEDGQGDADVLVHLLVQQHTQFGMSIKGRVVTSLTKICDSCSAPYCTKIDEQFDITVLSSSRKDQSGLPEIGDSDPSVIYVKPGTEIDIDSSIQETIRLTASAKSSCSEACEKSPVVWKRAGNQKKRYSQTWSKLLDLKRSLDKAPS